In Brassica napus cultivar Da-Ae chromosome A3, Da-Ae, whole genome shotgun sequence, the sequence acacGCAACAATCTGACAAAGTAAGTTTCTCTAACCTATCTTTACACAAGAAGATGTGGGTTATGGTAAAGTTTGGTGTATAATCTGATTTGACATTTCAGGAAATAATCTTTTTCCTTTGGCTGCTATCTTTTATTCCGTTattctaattttgtaatttaagtGATTCTTGATGGAACACCTCACCTTACCCACTTTCACGACGTCGCCTCAtgatcatataaaaaatattattaatgtatCCAGACACACGTGTCGATATCTTAGCCTAGGCAATCACGCAAGTTGGTCAAAGTCAAGAAACATTAGATTCATCGATATTTCTTTATAACACATCGCAGCACGTGCGAAAAGGTAAACAGTTAAAAAGTTGTCTTACCACACGTGTGAAATGCAGATTTTATCTTCCTTTCATCGATACTGTTGGTGCGTGTGATTCATTCTCTTATTCGAGCGTGCTACGTGAATCAGAAGTTTCATGTTCAACTAGCCTTTAGGATCTTGACAGCATGGCAACAGCTATTAATTACATTAACTCTTCAGATGAATTCTCTTTTCTCATACAGTTCGACgttagatgatttttttttgtaaattatacGTTGGATGATTTTTAGAggaataataaaaatgaaagggaGAAGAATGCaatgaaataaataacatacagaaaaagaacaaacaattttgaaaaaggtaataaattatatactataaatttatttatttcgaaTAATTGATCAAATTATTCCGATAGGAAAGAGAACTAATAGTCTAATAGTACTACTAAACATGTAATAAAATTTCAAGTCACTTTGATTCATAAATCTGTAACTGCTATACTACGTTAAACGGAACTGACCgaagatgccaaaaaaaaactaactgaCCGAATTATCGTAAAAGGtaagatatatttataatttaaatagtaaaataaataaaaacacatttgAAATCCTTATctgcaaaacaaaataatattacacATAACCTTCTATTGGCGGACATTCTCAAGTTTCAACTCTAGCTGTAGATATATAACTGCGTTAAATAGTTAGTATATAATTAGTtctttaaataatcaaaatgcATAAAACCACTTGTTATATCCAcgacaaataagaaaaagatgTTCCTTgtcaatcattttatttaatctAGGACCACGTTTAAAAAAAGTCATGTCGGTATGCAGTATGCAGTATGCAGTATGCAGTATGCAGTATGCAGTATCCCTCAGTGTCAAGATCTGAGGATTTTAGATGAGAAACAGACAAATCTTCCGATAacatttgtttctttcttcccAGATcagttgtaatattttttttggtcggCCAGTTGTAATTTAACGTAACTTCTAAAACCCACACGGTCCTGAAATATTAACACTAGATAAActgaaaaaatgaataaaaatagtcCTTTTTTTGCCTTATCTTTATGACTatctaaaaagaaaaatcttctCGTCTTTTTGGTCGTTACAGTTCTGACTGCCGACAAAAACTTTACTACAGTTCGTTCAATCTCTGTCGAATCCCTTTCCATTACCACTGACAATCAAACAAAACAGTAATAAGAAAATATCTCAAAATCCAGAAAACAACAATGATTTAGGTTCATATATTATAatctttgtctctctctctctctctctcttttccgcGTGGTGTGCGTGTTACTTCACCAGTGCTTTAACTTCATATGAATCTCGAGTCAATCCATTCACTACCTCTCCTCACTCCCCATCTCTAGGTTACTCTCTCACTctttctctttccttttttataattttaatattttcgccAAATCTCTGTAGAGTAAGTTTGTGTAAAGGTTTGATTTGTTTCAATTTGCTTTTGTAACTTCATTTATGGGTTTTCACTTGATTTACATTCAAAGGGTCTGTTGTTATGCTTGAGATCTCGTGTCAAGTTCAATCCTTTCACAGTTATCAGAACTGGGTTTGTCttcaaaactgttttttttaaatgttttgtaaTATAATCAGAAGTGGGTTTGTtctcaattttcttttaaaaattaatttttaatgtttctgtATAATACTTCCAATTTGGGGAATCTTATGTTGCTTCTAGTTTGATACAGTCTCTAAAGGTTCAATCTTTGATGTGCTTCCCTTGTTTATAACCTGACTTGTACTTCAAAGCActtttattgaattttaataGTAATCAACTCTTAATTTGTGTATAGCAGGTTAAATTCTGAGATTTGGAGTAGCAAAAGTAACAAATCATGGCAACACTTAAAGATATTGGTGTAGCAGCAGGGATAAACATCGTCACtgcattcattttcttcataatCTTTGCTGTCCTGAGGCTTCAGCCATTCAACGACCGAGTTTACTTCTCTAAATGGTACCTCAAGGGGTTAAGAAGCAGCCCTGCAAGTGGAGGGTTTTTGAATTTGGACTTGAGAGCATACCTCAAGTTCTTGCATTGGATGCCTGAAGCTCTTAAGATGCCTGAGCGTGAGCTGATTGATCATGCGGGTCTAGACTCTGTTGTGTACCTCCGCATCTACTTGCTTGGGTAAAGAAAGATTCAGACTTTTTAAATTCTTTGCAAAGCCTTGTTGAGTCAAAACATCAATTGACTAATGAGCTTAACAGACTCGTTGTGTCTTTGTATACTAAACTTAGTATCTATAAGATTATATGGCATCTATTAGATTTGAGTCATTTAATAGTCAGCATCCGAGGAAACGAGTTGAATCTCACCTTCTTGTAGTTCTGTCGAAAGATAGAGAACGGGATTTTAAATCCGTGCTAGCGGAACGTGTTGGTTTAGTGGGTGGAACGAAGCTAGTTAGAAAATAGTTTGAATCGGGTGCTTTTGTGTAAATCGGGTTGTAATCGGATCATTTATTCCGGATTCGGGTTTGttagtaatatttaattaaaaaaaaaaagatttgaggCATTTGATAGTGGATATTGTTTTTTGATGGTTACATTATTTTTGCAGGCTTAAGATTTTTGCACCAATAGCAATACTTGCATGGGCAGTGCTTGTACCTGTCCATTGGACTAACCACACGTTGGAGTTGGCTAAGCAGTTAAAGAATGTAACTGCAAGTGATATTGACAAACTGTCAGTATCAAATATCCCATTGTATTCAAAAAGGTTTGTTAGAAAACAACATCTCaaattcccttttttttttatgttttaaaatgttgggacttaaagtaaaaatattgttttccaGGTTTGCCACTCATATTGTAATGGCTTACGCCTTCACAATCTGGACTTGTTATATGCTTATGAAGGAGTATGAGATAATTGCTAACATGAGGCTTCAGTTTGTTGCCTCAGAAGCTCGTCGTCCTGACCAGTTCACTGTAAGATTCATCTCTTAAAATGTCAGaacattgattgtgttgtgtgtTAAATGTCATGAAATTTTTGACAGGTTCTTGTTAGGAATGTTCCTCCGGACCCAGATGAAACTGTAAGTGAGCTTGTGGAGCATTTCTTCCTAGTCAATCACCCTGACCACTACCTCACACATCAGGTACAAAGTTTCTCATAACATGACTCGACCTTTTTCACTAAACCATTTCTATTGttactttaattattttctgGAATCATTATAAAGGTGGTATGCAATGCAAACAAGCTCGCTGATTTGGTTGATAAGAGGAAGAAGCTGCAGAATTGGCTTGACTACTATCAACTCAAATACTCTAGAAACAACTCTCAGATCAGACCTATGGTGAAGGTACTTAAAAGTGTTGAACTTGATAACTAGGATGTTTTGTTATGTTACTTACGTAATAACTTAACTATCTTCTCTTTTAACAAACACAGCTTGGTTGCCTCGGCTTGTGCGGACAAAAAGTTGACGCAATTGAACACTACATGGCTGAAGTAGATAAAACATCTAAAGAGGTATAAGCTTTGGGATCTCTTCTGGTTTTACCATTTGTGTTATTATTCTTATCTTCATTGTTTATAGATTGCTGAAGAAAGAGAGAATGTGGTGAAAGATCAAAAGTCAATCATGCCAGCATCTTTTGTCTCTTTCAAGACCCGTTGGGCTGCTGCTGTCTGCGCTCAGACCACACAGACACGAAACCCAACAGAGTGGTTAACCGAATGGGCCCCAGAGCCGCGTGATGTGTTTTGGCCAAACCTTGCAGTGCCATATGTTTCTTTGACTATAAGAAGATTGGCTATGAGTgtagccttcttcttccttaccttcttcttcatcatccctATTGCATTTGTACAATCTCTTGCTACCATTGAGGGCATTGAGAAAGTTGCTCCCTTCTTGAGTGTCATTATCGAACAGTGAGTTATCTCTCATTGTTCTCTCCAGACATTGTTCTCGTTCTTACATGACATTTGTCTTTGCAGTGGCTTCGTTAAATCGGTGATAACAGGGTTGCTATCTGGTCTTGTACTGAAGCTTTTCCTCATCTTTCTGCCATCCATACTGATGACCATGTCTAAGTTTGAAGGCTTTACAGCGATTTCACTGTTGGAAAGACGTTCAGCTTCTAGATATTACATATTCAACTTTGTGAACGTCTTTCTTGCCAATGTTATCGCTGGAGCTGCGTTTGAGCAGCTCAACTCTTTCCTCAACCAGTCTCCAAATCAGTATGCAtctcctctctccctctcttgatgaagtttcattcttttctttttttttttaataccagGAGGTTCAGGGCTGAAACCTGTAATCCCTTAGGCCTGAAACTACatcatgtaatattagtttcgtccCGTTGGTCAATAAATGGGGAACATTgacacattttttaaaaaataatttcattctTTCTTGTGCTTCTTCTCTAAAGACTGTCTCAATTTTTGCAGGATTCCTCAGACCATTGGCGTGGCGATACCGATGAAAGCAACCTTCTTTATCACATACATAATGGTTGATGGGTGGGCAGGAATTGCAGGAGAGATTCTCATGTTGAAGCCTCTCATTATATACCATTTGAAAAACGCTTTCTTGGTGAAAACAGAGAAAGACAGAGAGGAAGCAATGGACCCGGGAAGCATTGGTTTCAACACAGGAGAGCCTCAGATACAGCTTTACTTCCTTCTCGGTCTTGTCTACGCTCCTGTGACACCAATGCTTCTTCCTTTTATCTTAGTCTTTTTTGCACTTGCTTACATTGTGTACCGTCATCAGGTAAAACAATACTCCCTCTGTCAcataatatatgatgtttgattcaatacacatatattaagaaatttacattttctaaaaacagtccttgaaaatataatttaaaagcaATTTACTTAactataaatgaaaataataaaaacacaatcGGATATATAAGTTTTCAGAAAGTTAAAGTTACCTAGATATGTGAAATCATcttatattatgaaacaacaaaaatctCCTAAAACATCATACATattgaaacggagagagtagtagtttcttctttgctgattTTAAATGTAACTTCGTAACATTTTATTCTGTTTTATTGATTTTCAGATCATAAATGTGTATAATCAAGAGTATGAGAGTGCGGCTGCGTTTTGGCCAGATGTTCATGGACGGATTATAACGGCATTGGTCATATCTCAGTTGCTTCTGATGGGTTTGTTGGTTACAAAGCGTGCTGCTTTAGCTGCGCCATTTATCATCGCTCTTCCCGTGATTACAATCGGTTTCCACCGCTTCTGTAAAGGCCGTTATGAGCCCGCCTTTGTCCGTTACCCCTTGCAGGTCAGGTTTCTTTGTAACATATCTACTATGGTTtggtttggtccggtttggtCACTGTTTTTTGTAAAATCTCATTCTTACAGGAAGCTATGATGAAAGATACGTTGGAAAGAGCAAAAGAGCCGAACCTGAACCTGAAAGGCTACCTGCAAGAAGCTTATATTCATCCTGTTTTCAAAGGCGGtggtaatgatgatgatgatgacagtGTGCTTGGGAAGTTGGAGGGTGAAGTCATCATAGTGCCAACGAAGCGCCAGTCGCGGAGGAACACTCCTGCTCCAAGCAGGATCAGCGGCGAGTCTTCACCGTCTTTGGCCGTCATTAACGGGAAAGAAGTCTAGTCAAGGATTGTTTGTATAAACACCACATGCATACCAAAATTGTATGAATATAATGTCACATATGTAGTACATATAAGCCTACTTTTATATGTACATAGAGAACGTTTGGTCATTGCTTGCAATAGGTTTGTGTTTGCTGGACGTTGATGTGTTTTTTCATGTTGTATAATCAAAACTTCCAAGGCTTTTTTAGAATATATCGTTTTTATTGAGAATATATAGTTTGGTGAATAAGAAATTCCATGTTGCAAATATAAATGAACCAAAATAGCAGAAAGAAAGTCAACTCAAAAAGTCATCCTTCCTTGTAAAAGAAAGCTAAAGGGAACTTGTGACCAAAGCAACTCCAGTTATTGTCTTTGTATAGACTTCTGCTACGGACAGAAGTTGGAGACACAATCAGTTCGTGGTCTGAGGTATCTTAGACTTCTTTTTACGTCGTGCCTTTCCACTACTTGTAGAAGGTGGCGATGGTGTAACGTCTTGAGAGCTTTCGCTACAAGGAGATATATCGTCTTTCGAAACCTCATCAGAGACCTTGCAATCCTCCATGTCTGTCTTGGAAGTCACGTCTTTCTCCTCAGGCGGCACCTCCTTACGTGCCTATGAAGAAGGAAGATTAGGTTTAGGTTTATTATGGTACGATGTGTGGCTAAAACCCTTAGAGAAAATAAGTGAATACcttttgctttttgtttttcttagcAGGGagctatgttacatggaaacagAAGCGGATACGTGGAAGCGGAAACGTAAGGAAGCGCAGAatcgagattttttaaaatatttggaagcgtatatccatatataaaaaatattatatatatatatatatataagattttaaaaaaaataggactaaaaattatatgatttaaatttgaaataaagcatttattcatttataataactttgaaatgattttatattaaaactgtaaaatacacataaatgaagtttattatattaattattttcaatacttcataaataattgacacaatatatttcaatatgtgttatatctttaataaaatatctcaatgcataaagataatttataatattagttttaatatttgtagATTTCTAATTCTATATccattactatttttttttatttaatatagattaaaaactatggttttatatttgattgatatatattgcaattttttaaaaacataagcgtgattccaaaacggaatcgtaagcttccaacgtgtttttaaaaataatattttagaagcgttttggaagcgagattccgcaagcttccacaaggttccgattctgattccggttccgaagcgggaaccggacgtccgatgaagcttccgtgcaacaTAGGCAGCGAGGCTGATGATCTCTTCTGAAACGGCGGCGGAAGGAAGAGGAAGGCGGAGCTTTTCGAGCTCTTGGATTAGGGCAGTGACGATTGGCTTAGAGAGGATGGTTTCTTTTTGCTCCTTGTCGAGTGTTTTACCCTGAGAAATAGACTCTTCCATCTCAGTGATTCGGTTGTATTTCTTACGGTGGGTACGCAGACGTTTGCTAACGAGAGCCATGACGTGTTGTCCTTCTGTAGCAGCCATGGTGTCAATATGAGCGATGTGAACGTCTGAAAAAGATTACCACGGCGAAGATAAAAATTAGGATGAAACTTGGGGGTCTTTTTGTGTGTAGGTGATGAGAATAAGATACATCCTAATTGAAAACTACTAGGTACATATATACGAGAGACCTTAATTAGTGTATACTATTAGTTATTAACAAACTACTATGGTATATTTCATTATTTAGTTATCATTCTAGATCTTTCTATAGTTTTCCATATATTGTGTTTCTGATTTCATaactataaattgtttttattaagaGAGAGGAAaaattgctttatttttttttatttttccatatatatatttttttgtcaactttctttatttttccatatattTTCGTTTCGTTGTATATTCATTGCTTGACTGAGAAGCATCTATCAAAATCTAAAGAGTAGCTTCTGAGTTGGTTCTTTTAGAGTagtaaaaatatacaaaacaagATGGAAGTTTTAGAGAATTAAGAGCAAAGGCTCAATGCCTCATACCATAGAAGTAAATTGAGGAAGACGGCGAGAAGCAAAAGTGGGCATttgcttgttttgttttttccatTGTACCGCAATTAGCAAAAATATAAAGACTTACAGAAAGACACTGCAAAATAAGATACTGATTTTACTTAAATAATAGAGGCAATATGGATCTACCTCTTTGATATcttaaagaaaacaaacaacaacTAAGCAGAGAAGTTGAACTtatttaataatagagataatATTGTTCTACATCGTTGAAGATTTGATAGACTAGAGGAAGATCATAATCAAGCCTACAACAGCATAGACAACATTAGCAGCAAGGCTAATGAACCTGAAAACGTTCATCCACCACATTCTATCTTCTTTTACTTCTTGAACTTTCTGTTATAACAGAAAAGAAGTATCGAGGGGACTATTTATAGAGACTAAACTCTGAATTAACAAGTAATGCGACCGGCTGTTGAGATTCCCAGTTTCTCGTGAATCTGAAAATTCATTTAATGATATAGGTATAAAACGATAAAGAAAGAGCGTCAATGAAACACAATAAATTCTAACATCGTAACTTGTTTTGTTTCGGAAATGGAACGTTTCCCATgtaaaagaaagatgaagacttcattatgtttgtttttttcctgTATATGCTTTTAATTCACACTAAAAATTGATCTGCGTATCCATGCAGTggttattacatttttatacattaatatttatttagatgagtcgtaatataactaatCGTACTCAAAATATCATGACCAAATCGGGTgatatggttatttttggtacaaatatccaagatatatttgttaattatttagatatttttaggttcttaTATATCAGAACCAAACTCATCCTGACCAAGAAGAACCCAACTCAAAACccatacataaatttataatattcaagtggagcctaatttcaaaaaaaaaaacgatacccGAAAAAAAACAATCcgtacctaaatggatatccaaTGTTCTtgcctaactgattttatatttattactttttctatctatttagctaaattaagtgaaacataaaaaaaaatatttagtaaaataattatatagagtaaaaaattaagtgaataaattatttagtgatcatttgtatcttgtttgaacaaaaaaaaagttaaaccactGATCACATAATTTTCAATATAGAagttttaccatttttagtgatttatagttgtttttaaaaattcaaaatataacatataagaaaaaatctattatatctttaatgtgattgtttaatttgatttaataatataaaattaaacaaagagaaaaataatacaaaaattgttatcaaatatatattattcataatcattaatagtcatatatatgttaaccagATTAGTTAATTTCgtagattttatttaaggaaaaaaaaatattctttggtacactactaattaatttgatagttaatttaataaaaaaacatagtatAAGTTTATATGGACTGACTTATTTTTCTAAGAGTTCTAAAAATCATCCTcttgatgacacgtggctacgaaaacatgttATAATACTCGATGATTCCTTTACAGGGGATTTTATAATCCGGTGATAATATAAGCTTTCCAAAACCAATTTTGGTAGG encodes:
- the LOC106438763 gene encoding protein OSCA1; protein product: MATLKDIGVAAGINIVTAFIFFIIFAVLRLQPFNDRVYFSKWYLKGLRSSPASGGFLNLDLRAYLKFLHWMPEALKMPERELIDHAGLDSVVYLRIYLLGLKIFAPIAILAWAVLVPVHWTNHTLELAKQLKNVTASDIDKLSVSNIPLYSKRFATHIVMAYAFTIWTCYMLMKEYEIIANMRLQFVASEARRPDQFTVLVRNVPPDPDETVSELVEHFFLVNHPDHYLTHQVVCNANKLADLVDKRKKLQNWLDYYQLKYSRNNSQIRPMVKLGCLGLCGQKVDAIEHYMAEVDKTSKEIAEERENVVKDQKSIMPASFVSFKTRWAAAVCAQTTQTRNPTEWLTEWAPEPRDVFWPNLAVPYVSLTIRRLAMSVAFFFLTFFFIIPIAFVQSLATIEGIEKVAPFLSVIIEHGFVKSVITGLLSGLVLKLFLIFLPSILMTMSKFEGFTAISLLERRSASRYYIFNFVNVFLANVIAGAAFEQLNSFLNQSPNQIPQTIGVAIPMKATFFITYIMVDGWAGIAGEILMLKPLIIYHLKNAFLVKTEKDREEAMDPGSIGFNTGEPQIQLYFLLGLVYAPVTPMLLPFILVFFALAYIVYRHQIINVYNQEYESAAAFWPDVHGRIITALVISQLLLMGLLVTKRAALAAPFIIALPVITIGFHRFCKGRYEPAFVRYPLQEAMMKDTLERAKEPNLNLKGYLQEAYIHPVFKGGGNDDDDDSVLGKLEGEVIIVPTKRQSRRNTPAPSRISGESSPSLAVINGKEV
- the LOC125607157 gene encoding uncharacterized protein LOC125607157, which encodes MAATEGQHVMALVSKRLRTHRKKYNRITEMEESISQGKTLDKEQKETILSKPIVTALIQELEKLRLPLPSAAVSEEIISLAAYARKEVPPEEKDVTSKTDMEDCKVSDEVSKDDISPCSESSQDVTPSPPSTSSGKARRKKKSKIPQTTN